The Mesobacillus jeotgali genome window below encodes:
- a CDS encoding IS3 family transposase (programmed frameshift): protein MGKNVYSGEIKWAVVKAKIEGKLTNKEIMEKYGIKNTTQIKTWMKWYRDGQMHRFDQPIGKQYSYGHGPEFSTKDERLNNQLTHLKMENEILKKVFGDEKGVDKRVVIELVELLGKKYTVKAILGVLSVPRSTYYRWLKGIREHKNVHEDLIIQICKDTKYRNGHRKIKAILKHEHKINLNRNTVQRIMQKHHLQCKVKPKRKWKSQGESEVIAPNLLNRDFSASKPNEKWVTDITYIQYGSITLYLSTILDLYNNEIVTYKLYNHQQAPLVIDTLKEALEKRNQPEDVIIHSDQGSVYTSYAFQNLVKERNLVSSMSRRGNCWNNAVIESFHSNLKSEEFQYCKFNSLPNIEVVKKVDNFIKHYNEERIQEKLGYLTPKEYGRKAA, encoded by the exons GTGGGCAAAAACGTATATTCAGGAGAAATCAAATGGGCGGTAGTTAAGGCAAAGATCGAAGGAAAATTAACGAACAAAGAGATTATGGAGAAGTATGGGATTAAGAATACCACTCAGATTAAAACTTGGATGAAATGGTATCGAGATGGCCAGATGCATCGATTTGACCAGCCAATCGGAAAGCAGTACTCATATGGACACGGTCCTGAATTTTCCACTAAAGACGAGCGACTAAATAATCAGCTAACCCATTTGAAAATGGAGAATGAAATTTTAA AAAAAGTATTTGGCGATGAAAAAGGAGTGGATAAAAGAGTAGTAATCGAACTGGTTGAACTATTAGGTAAGAAATATACTGTTAAAGCAATTCTGGGCGTTTTAAGCGTTCCCCGTTCTACTTACTATCGCTGGCTTAAAGGTATAAGGGAACATAAAAATGTACATGAAGACCTCATTATTCAGATCTGCAAAGACACGAAATACAGAAATGGACACCGCAAAATAAAGGCCATCTTAAAACATGAACATAAGATTAACCTGAACCGGAATACAGTCCAAAGAATCATGCAGAAGCATCATCTACAATGCAAAGTGAAACCAAAGAGAAAGTGGAAGTCGCAGGGAGAAAGTGAAGTGATTGCCCCAAACCTTCTTAACAGGGATTTTTCCGCTTCGAAACCGAACGAAAAGTGGGTAACCGACATTACCTATATTCAGTATGGAAGCATCACTTTGTATCTCTCTACAATCTTGGATTTGTACAATAATGAGATTGTTACTTATAAACTTTATAACCACCAACAGGCGCCCCTTGTAATCGATACATTAAAGGAAGCATTGGAGAAGCGCAACCAGCCAGAAGATGTCATTATTCATAGCGATCAAGGCAGTGTCTATACTTCCTATGCCTTTCAGAATCTCGTGAAAGAACGCAATTTGGTAAGCAGTATGTCCAGACGGGGAAACTGTTGGAATAATGCGGTGATTGAATCGTTTCATTCAAATTTAAAGAGTGAGGAATTTCAATACTGTAAGTTTAATTCCTTGCCCAATATTGAAGTCGTCAAGAAAGTGGATAACTTTATAAAACATTATAACGAGGAAAGAATACAAGAAAAATTAGGCTACCTTACTCCCAAAGAGTATGGAAGAAAGGCAGCCTAA
- a CDS encoding dihydroorotate dehydrogenase → MPDWSYHPLFKPWLPLLPGNAGREFIHRGMSFLSQIPGGRPFIEFLGHMSPSEKLSRTLFGLHFDSPVGLSGKIDPKLSGINVFGSLGFGAIEVGPITKLPRGPGTAAGLSKTKDALVLPEETETIGLIATKSKITNTRTVPILIRLEEPLHIAEHLKDTGDAFIIELDQIHSIDDLSYIKSLLENKAVLIAISHSIVADHLPKLHAAGQLADGFMIEEDSIVTDGEQVLPLQQTAGMVDAVMRMKKEFDLPVITSGGVVQPADALALFEAGAELVFLSGGYVASGPGLPKRINEALMDDLGEERKVLPGWIWYWLFGLFILLGGAVVLFFSFTKVILFYDEAFMQMTRLELMAYNPNLFKFMSHDRMTLAGTMISGGFIYMQLARHGIRYGLHWARRAFNIGAITGFLGILLFLGFGYFDWLHGLFWLLLLPFYIVGYRKTRPANQSPSSKNRENSPSWKKAVYGQLLFVILGFSFVIGGIVISTIGATTVFVDTDLTYICMTPDQMNQLNEKLIPVIAHDRAGFGSALFSVGLLVLTLSLWGFHEGSAWVWRTFLFGGIPAFAAGLLTHFYIGYIDFIHLLPAYFALALYIAGLALTKDYFKKR, encoded by the coding sequence ATGCCTGATTGGTCCTATCACCCATTATTTAAACCATGGCTGCCTCTTTTACCTGGAAACGCAGGACGGGAATTCATCCACCGAGGGATGTCCTTCCTTTCTCAAATTCCTGGAGGGAGGCCATTTATCGAATTCCTTGGGCATATGTCTCCCTCGGAAAAATTATCGCGTACCCTTTTTGGGCTTCATTTTGACAGTCCGGTCGGATTAAGCGGAAAGATTGACCCAAAATTATCAGGAATCAATGTTTTCGGGAGTCTTGGATTTGGGGCAATTGAAGTTGGTCCGATCACCAAACTACCGAGAGGGCCAGGAACAGCTGCAGGCCTTTCAAAAACAAAAGATGCCCTGGTCCTGCCAGAAGAGACCGAGACAATTGGACTTATTGCCACGAAAAGCAAAATAACAAATACACGGACAGTCCCGATTTTAATTCGGCTAGAGGAACCGCTTCACATTGCCGAGCATTTGAAGGATACGGGCGATGCTTTCATAATCGAACTTGATCAAATACATAGCATCGATGATCTTTCATATATAAAATCACTCTTGGAAAACAAAGCTGTTCTTATAGCAATCAGCCATTCGATAGTAGCTGATCATCTCCCGAAGCTGCATGCAGCAGGCCAGCTTGCAGATGGCTTCATGATTGAAGAAGACTCTATCGTAACTGACGGGGAACAGGTCTTGCCTCTCCAGCAGACGGCCGGGATGGTTGATGCCGTAATGCGGATGAAAAAAGAATTCGATTTACCTGTCATTACCTCAGGGGGAGTTGTCCAGCCTGCTGATGCACTTGCCCTGTTTGAAGCCGGTGCCGAGCTAGTCTTCCTTTCCGGCGGCTATGTTGCCTCGGGGCCGGGGTTGCCTAAAAGAATCAATGAGGCCCTCATGGACGATCTGGGAGAAGAGCGCAAAGTGCTTCCTGGCTGGATCTGGTATTGGCTGTTTGGATTATTCATCCTGCTTGGAGGAGCAGTGGTCTTATTTTTCAGTTTCACGAAGGTCATCCTCTTCTATGATGAAGCCTTCATGCAAATGACCCGGCTTGAGTTGATGGCCTACAACCCCAATCTTTTTAAATTCATGTCACATGACAGGATGACTCTCGCAGGAACAATGATTTCCGGGGGATTCATCTACATGCAGCTGGCCCGCCACGGAATACGATACGGACTTCACTGGGCAAGAAGAGCATTCAACATCGGGGCCATTACTGGCTTCCTTGGCATCTTGCTTTTTCTTGGATTTGGTTATTTTGACTGGCTACACGGTTTATTCTGGCTCCTCCTGTTGCCTTTTTATATCGTGGGGTACAGAAAGACACGCCCAGCCAATCAATCGCCTTCTTCAAAAAATCGCGAAAACAGTCCTTCTTGGAAAAAAGCAGTATATGGCCAGCTTCTTTTTGTCATCCTTGGCTTCTCGTTCGTGATTGGCGGTATTGTGATATCGACAATTGGCGCTACAACTGTCTTTGTCGATACCGACCTGACCTATATTTGCATGACACCAGATCAAATGAATCAATTGAACGAGAAGCTGATCCCCGTCATCGCACATGACCGTGCCGGATTCGGCAGCGCACTCTTCAGCGTTGGGCTGCTAGTGCTGACGCTCTCGCTGTGGGGATTCCATGAAGGTTCAGCGTGGGTGTGGAGAACCTTCTTGTTCGGTGGAATTCCAGCATTTGCAGCAGGGCTTCTCACCCATTTCTATATCGGTTATATTGATTTTATCCACCTGCTTCCAGCCTATTTCGCACTTGCGCTGTACATTGCAGGCTTGGCGTTAACGAAGGATTATTTTAAAAAAAGATGA
- a CDS encoding DUF47 domain-containing protein, with product MVFRKKDKFAILLTDISVNLKESSEYFADYKLNNASDLKIFTEKMKDMETKGDNLIHEVIMELNNAFITPIEREDILALSMTMDDVLDGMEHCANLFDMYSITKADNFMMEFVAAIKSASFEIEQAVQLLTTKKLKQVRDHAIRIKDLESKCDGVLRQSIKHLFSVEKDPIRIIQYKEIYEGLEEIADSCQDVANTLESIVMKNA from the coding sequence ATGGTTTTCCGCAAAAAAGACAAGTTTGCAATTTTGCTCACGGACATTTCCGTGAATCTTAAAGAGAGCAGTGAGTATTTTGCTGATTACAAACTGAACAATGCAAGCGACTTAAAAATCTTCACGGAAAAAATGAAGGATATGGAGACGAAGGGTGACAATCTGATCCATGAAGTGATCATGGAACTGAACAATGCCTTTATTACTCCTATAGAAAGAGAAGATATCCTTGCCCTTTCAATGACAATGGATGATGTACTTGATGGCATGGAACATTGCGCGAACCTGTTTGACATGTATTCGATCACAAAAGCAGACAACTTCATGATGGAGTTCGTGGCAGCAATCAAAAGTGCTTCCTTTGAGATTGAGCAAGCCGTCCAGCTATTGACTACTAAAAAACTTAAGCAGGTAAGGGATCATGCAATCCGCATTAAAGACCTGGAGTCAAAGTGTGATGGTGTACTTCGCCAATCCATCAAACACCTATTCTCGGTCGAAAAAGACCCGATCAGGATCATTCAGTACAAGGAGATTTATGAAGGTCTTGAAGAAATCGCAGACAGCTGCCAAGATGTTGCAAACACACTTGAAAGCATCGTCATGAAAAACGCGTAA
- a CDS encoding inorganic phosphate transporter has translation MDVVFIVTVLIVIGALAFDFINGFHDTANAIATSVSTKALKPRHAIIMAAIMNFVGAMTFTGVAKTITKDIVDPFTLENGSIVILAALIAAIFWNLLTWYYGIPSSSSHAIIGSIAGAALAAAGFDALNYNGFLKILQALIISPLLAFAVGFIVYSIFKILFRNNNLTRTNRNFRYFQVATAALQSFTHGTNDAQKAMGIITMALIANNYLTTSDIPFWVQFSCALAMGLGTSVGGWKIIKTVGGNIMKIRPVNGVAADLTGALIIFGATYIHLPVSTTHVISSSILGVGSAHRVKGVKWTTAQRMIITWVITLPISATVAAISYFILNAIF, from the coding sequence ATGGATGTAGTTTTTATCGTAACAGTATTGATTGTTATTGGGGCTCTTGCATTTGACTTCATTAATGGTTTTCACGATACAGCAAACGCGATCGCCACTTCTGTATCAACAAAAGCTCTTAAACCTCGCCACGCTATTATCATGGCTGCCATCATGAATTTTGTTGGTGCCATGACTTTTACTGGAGTAGCCAAAACCATTACTAAAGATATTGTAGATCCTTTTACACTGGAAAATGGATCCATCGTGATTTTGGCCGCATTGATTGCTGCAATTTTTTGGAATTTATTGACTTGGTATTATGGAATACCAAGCAGCTCTTCACACGCAATTATCGGTTCTATTGCCGGTGCTGCTCTAGCAGCCGCAGGATTTGATGCCCTGAATTACAATGGTTTCTTGAAGATTCTTCAAGCATTGATCATTTCACCGCTTCTTGCATTTGCAGTAGGATTCATTGTTTATAGTATTTTTAAGATTTTATTCAGGAATAACAACCTCACAAGAACGAACCGGAATTTCCGTTATTTCCAGGTTGCTACCGCGGCATTGCAGTCTTTTACACACGGAACGAATGATGCACAAAAAGCCATGGGGATCATAACCATGGCATTGATTGCGAATAATTATCTCACTACAAGTGACATTCCATTCTGGGTTCAATTTTCATGTGCTCTTGCCATGGGTCTTGGAACATCAGTTGGCGGCTGGAAAATCATCAAAACTGTAGGCGGAAATATCATGAAAATCCGTCCAGTGAACGGTGTGGCAGCAGATCTTACAGGTGCCCTGATCATCTTTGGAGCAACTTACATTCACTTGCCTGTAAGTACTACGCATGTCATTTCTTCCTCCATTCTTGGTGTGGGCTCTGCGCATCGAGTTAAAGGCGTGAAATGGACAACAGCTCAGCGCATGATCATTACATGGGTGATTACATTGCCAATCTCAGCCACTGTTGCGGCTATTTCCTACTTTATACTGAATGCTATTTTTTAA
- a CDS encoding L-cystine transporter: MLGIIAVLFYLQKKHVSFSKRVFIALGIGIIFGFALQFIYGAGSEILAKSTDWFSIVGSGYVKFLQMIVMPLVFISILAAFTKLKLTNNIGKISTLILGLLVGSTAVAAAVGIATAVGFDLEAVQITQGEAEQARAEKLEETYGGIEGRTMPQQILDLLPANPFLDFTGARPTSTISVVIFAAFLGIAYLGVRRKSPDQAELFAKIVDAFYAVIMRVVTLILRLTPYGVLAIMTKTVALSDFDAILKLGKFVVASYVALAIMFIIHLLLLTIAGLNPVTYVKKAFPVLAFAFTSRTSAGALPLNVKTQRSLGVPEGIANFAGSFGLSIGQNGCAGIYPAMLAVMIAPSVGIDPLTPSFIATVIAIVAISSFGVAGVGGGATFAALLVLSALNLPVALAGLLISIEPLIDMGRTAVNVSGSMTSGILTSRITKEIDSSVYTDMNQKIEAEA; the protein is encoded by the coding sequence ATGCTGGGCATTATTGCTGTTTTATTTTACTTACAAAAGAAACATGTATCATTTTCTAAAAGAGTATTCATTGCATTAGGAATCGGGATTATCTTCGGTTTCGCGCTGCAATTCATTTATGGAGCAGGTTCTGAAATCCTTGCCAAGAGTACCGATTGGTTCTCGATTGTCGGAAGCGGATATGTAAAGTTCTTACAAATGATCGTAATGCCACTCGTATTTATATCCATTTTGGCAGCCTTCACGAAGCTAAAGCTGACAAATAACATTGGTAAAATCTCTACATTGATTCTCGGCTTGCTGGTTGGCTCGACGGCTGTAGCGGCTGCTGTGGGGATTGCTACTGCAGTCGGTTTCGACCTTGAAGCGGTGCAAATTACTCAGGGTGAGGCAGAACAGGCACGTGCAGAGAAGCTAGAGGAAACGTATGGAGGAATCGAAGGGCGTACAATGCCGCAGCAAATTCTGGACCTTTTGCCTGCGAACCCCTTCCTTGACTTCACTGGTGCAAGGCCAACTTCAACGATTTCAGTTGTGATTTTTGCAGCGTTCCTTGGGATTGCCTACCTTGGAGTCAGAAGAAAATCACCTGACCAGGCAGAGCTTTTTGCCAAGATTGTGGACGCATTCTATGCCGTCATCATGAGGGTTGTTACGCTGATCCTGAGACTGACTCCATATGGTGTCCTGGCGATCATGACGAAGACTGTAGCCTTAAGTGATTTCGATGCAATACTGAAATTAGGTAAGTTCGTAGTCGCTTCTTACGTTGCGCTAGCGATCATGTTCATCATTCATTTGTTATTATTGACCATTGCCGGTTTGAATCCGGTCACTTATGTGAAGAAAGCATTTCCGGTGCTTGCGTTTGCCTTCACCTCAAGAACGAGTGCCGGGGCACTGCCATTGAACGTTAAAACACAGCGCTCGCTTGGAGTTCCAGAAGGAATCGCAAACTTTGCCGGATCCTTCGGCCTATCGATCGGACAAAACGGCTGTGCAGGGATTTATCCAGCGATGCTCGCAGTCATGATTGCACCGTCAGTTGGTATTGACCCGCTGACACCGTCGTTCATCGCAACCGTCATTGCAATCGTAGCGATCAGTTCCTTCGGAGTTGCCGGAGTCGGAGGGGGCGCCACATTCGCTGCACTTCTCGTTCTATCAGCATTGAATCTGCCAGTGGCACTTGCCGGATTGCTGATTTCAATTGAACCACTAATTGATATGGGACGTACCGCAGTAAATGTAAGCGGCTCGATGACTTCAGGCATCCTGACAAGCAGAATCACAAAAGAAATCGATTCATCCGTCTATACAGATATGAATCAAAAGATCGAAGCAGAAGCTTAA
- a CDS encoding YitT family protein, with product MLGKILAVLVGSILLGVGVNGFLVPHQLLDGGMIGIGLIIHYFHGFPTGLTMILLSIPLYVLAWILERKYFFHSLNGLLVSSFFIDLFAPVEKGIHLGIIPSAILGGVLVGCGIGLMLRYETSTGGTDLLAQLVQKFFPVNVGILIFLIDGIVVMSGLKVIGMEKFIYSLLTIACVGLLTSLCVIKKDIVH from the coding sequence ATGCTGGGTAAAATTCTTGCTGTACTTGTAGGAAGCATACTGCTTGGAGTTGGCGTGAATGGATTTTTGGTCCCTCACCAACTCCTGGACGGCGGCATGATTGGGATTGGATTGATCATTCATTATTTTCACGGGTTTCCCACGGGTCTTACGATGATCCTCCTGAGTATCCCTCTTTACGTTTTGGCATGGATACTGGAACGGAAATACTTTTTTCACAGCCTGAATGGTTTATTGGTCTCAAGCTTCTTCATCGATTTGTTCGCACCTGTTGAAAAAGGAATCCATCTTGGCATAATCCCAAGCGCAATCCTCGGAGGAGTATTGGTCGGCTGCGGAATTGGCTTGATGCTCCGCTATGAAACGAGCACTGGCGGGACTGATTTATTAGCTCAATTGGTTCAAAAGTTTTTTCCTGTTAATGTTGGGATCTTGATTTTCCTCATTGATGGAATTGTGGTTATGTCGGGGTTAAAGGTGATTGGCATGGAAAAATTCATCTATTCCCTGCTTACGATCGCCTGTGTGGGTTTGTTGACATCTTTGTGTGTGATTAAAAAGGATATTGTTCATTGA
- a CDS encoding H-type small acid-soluble spore protein produces the protein MDLNRIKQILSSSAEIDVVYNGASVWIDHLNEDGRTATVHLRGPLEERTTVEISELQERS, from the coding sequence ATGGATTTGAATCGTATAAAGCAAATACTGTCTTCGTCGGCAGAAATCGATGTTGTATATAATGGTGCATCTGTGTGGATTGATCATTTAAATGAGGACGGACGCACTGCTACTGTCCATTTGCGCGGGCCGCTGGAAGAAAGGACAACTGTTGAAATCTCAGAGCTGCAGGAGAGATCGTAA
- a CDS encoding NCS2 family permease: MFKLKENNTNVKTEMMAGLTTFFTMVYIVVVNPIILADAGVPFEQVFTATIIAAVIGTLWMALFANYPIAIAPGMGLNAYFAYSVVGNHQNISYETAFAAVFIAGLIFVILSLTPFREKLIEAIPPNLKHGITAGIGLFIAFIGLRLTGIITSHPSNLVGLGDLHSPSALLALVGLAITLVLMVLKVNGALFLGMVVTAIIAFFTGQLEFNQGFMSMPSLPEGMIVLNPWTALMDVIQNSLYAVVFSFILVTIFDTTGTMIGVAHQAGLMKGNTMPRAREALLSDSIATAAGAMFGTSPTTAYIESSSGVAAGGRTGLTSLTVAGLFIVAAFFGPLVSAVSGLSAITAPALIIVGSLMMGSISQISWDEIDEAFPAFLIILSMPLTSSIATGIALGFISYPLLKVVKGQWREVHPLLYVFAVLFFYQLAFLPH, from the coding sequence ATGTTTAAATTAAAAGAGAACAACACGAATGTAAAAACAGAAATGATGGCTGGTTTAACGACCTTCTTTACGATGGTCTATATCGTGGTCGTCAATCCTATCATCCTCGCTGATGCCGGTGTTCCTTTCGAACAAGTTTTCACGGCGACAATCATCGCTGCTGTGATCGGTACGCTTTGGATGGCTTTATTTGCTAATTACCCTATCGCGATTGCTCCGGGTATGGGGCTTAACGCTTACTTTGCCTACTCTGTTGTTGGCAACCATCAAAACATTTCGTATGAAACTGCTTTCGCTGCAGTTTTCATCGCAGGTTTAATATTTGTTATCTTGTCTTTGACTCCTTTCCGCGAAAAATTAATCGAAGCAATCCCACCCAACCTAAAGCACGGTATCACTGCCGGGATCGGGCTGTTCATTGCTTTTATCGGCTTGCGCCTGACAGGAATCATCACCAGCCACCCTTCAAACCTTGTTGGACTTGGTGACTTGCATTCTCCATCTGCCTTGCTTGCTCTTGTTGGCCTTGCGATTACGCTTGTCTTAATGGTGCTAAAGGTTAATGGGGCTCTGTTCCTTGGAATGGTCGTTACCGCGATCATTGCCTTCTTTACCGGCCAACTTGAATTTAATCAAGGGTTTATGTCGATGCCATCTCTTCCTGAAGGAATGATTGTGCTGAATCCTTGGACAGCCTTGATGGATGTTATTCAGAACAGCTTATACGCTGTAGTGTTTTCTTTTATCCTTGTGACCATTTTTGATACTACTGGCACAATGATCGGCGTCGCTCACCAAGCTGGATTGATGAAAGGAAATACGATGCCTCGCGCTAGGGAAGCTTTGCTTTCCGATTCGATCGCCACTGCTGCTGGTGCCATGTTCGGGACAAGCCCGACGACAGCTTATATTGAGTCGTCTTCAGGTGTTGCAGCAGGAGGACGTACCGGGCTAACCTCACTGACGGTAGCTGGGCTGTTCATCGTCGCTGCTTTCTTCGGTCCGCTTGTAAGTGCAGTTTCCGGATTGTCAGCTATAACTGCTCCTGCATTGATCATTGTTGGAAGCCTGATGATGGGAAGCATCTCTCAAATCAGCTGGGATGAAATAGATGAAGCCTTCCCTGCTTTCCTGATCATCCTGAGTATGCCGCTTACATCAAGCATTGCAACAGGAATCGCACTTGGCTTTATTTCTTATCCTTTACTAAAAGTTGTAAAAGGGCAATGGCGTGAAGTCCACCCGCTGCTCTATGTTTTCGCAGTGCTGTTCTTTTATCAGCTTGCATTCCTGCCACACTAA
- a CDS encoding DUF302 domain-containing protein codes for MFHHTIEVDKSMNEAVSALEASLKEEKFGVLWSLNMKETLAGKGVELDGDYIILEVCNPHEAKRVLEKNPIVSYFLPCKIVVYKENDKTKVGLPKPTELIKFVENDELQTIAADIEKRLIGAIDNIK; via the coding sequence ATGTTCCATCATACAATTGAAGTGGACAAGTCAATGAATGAAGCAGTATCTGCACTTGAAGCAAGTTTGAAAGAGGAGAAGTTCGGTGTCCTTTGGTCCCTGAATATGAAGGAAACTTTAGCTGGTAAAGGCGTGGAGCTTGACGGTGACTATATCATCCTTGAAGTATGCAATCCGCATGAGGCGAAAAGAGTACTTGAAAAGAATCCGATCGTAAGCTATTTTCTCCCTTGTAAAATTGTCGTGTACAAAGAGAACGATAAGACCAAGGTCGGCTTGCCTAAGCCAACTGAACTGATTAAATTTGTTGAAAATGATGAACTGCAAACCATTGCGGCAGACATTGAAAAACGGCTGATCGGTGCAATAGACAATATTAAATAG